One Oharaeibacter diazotrophicus DNA window includes the following coding sequences:
- a CDS encoding DUF983 domain-containing protein, with protein MNAPGPGAGLRVVYRDNGFHPPRPVVAALARGWHGRCPACGDGGVRLGRTDAGPCCTACGEALHHGRIANLVPLAAGGAAFLIGAATAWAAIRLAGAGDLLAFAVAAAVATATATAAIPRVRGAATALAWSRYADGFDPLADPDADPSAVVLLAGRTVAAPRSVTADDAPAPEGAVASPA; from the coding sequence ATGAACGCACCCGGTCCCGGCGCCGGCCTGCGCGTCGTTTATCGCGACAACGGCTTCCACCCGCCGCGGCCGGTCGTCGCCGCGCTCGCACGCGGCTGGCACGGACGCTGCCCCGCCTGCGGCGACGGCGGCGTCCGCCTCGGGCGCACCGACGCCGGCCCGTGCTGCACGGCCTGCGGCGAGGCGCTCCACCACGGCCGCATCGCCAATCTGGTGCCGCTCGCCGCCGGCGGGGCCGCCTTCCTGATCGGCGCCGCGACCGCGTGGGCCGCGATCCGCCTCGCCGGGGCCGGCGACCTGCTCGCCTTCGCCGTCGCCGCGGCGGTGGCGACGGCCACGGCGACGGCGGCGATCCCGCGGGTGCGCGGGGCGGCGACGGCGCTCGCCTGGAGCCGCTACGCCGACGGCTTCGACCCGCTCGCCGATCCGGACGCCGACCCCTCCGCGGTCGTGCTCCTCGCCGGCCGGACCGTGGCCGCGCCGCGGTCGGTCACGGCCGACGACGCCCCGGCACCGGAGGGCGCCGTCGCAAGCCCGGCGTGA
- a CDS encoding DUF2244 domain-containing protein has protein sequence MLHAPCGETAGARAPEPPLAQPLLDALITPHRSLDGRAFLLFAAAVVVVATVVALAFATSRHWPVAVFVAGDAIFLIAAVGGHRARRVGWERVVVERGRVVLASGDGRGREAPARSLPVFGLRVEHVVDPDYGSRALALVLRGERIVLAHALSPAERSAFCDALVAALAAAGGPTACREIRPAALLA, from the coding sequence ATGCTTCACGCCCCCTGCGGCGAGACCGCCGGCGCCCGCGCGCCGGAGCCTCCCCTCGCTCAGCCCCTGCTCGACGCCCTGATCACCCCGCACCGCTCCCTCGACGGCCGGGCCTTCCTGCTGTTCGCCGCCGCCGTGGTCGTGGTCGCGACCGTTGTCGCGCTCGCCTTCGCGACCTCGCGCCACTGGCCGGTGGCGGTGTTCGTCGCCGGCGACGCGATCTTCCTGATCGCCGCCGTCGGCGGCCACCGTGCCCGCCGGGTCGGCTGGGAACGGGTGGTGGTGGAGCGGGGCCGCGTCGTGCTGGCGAGCGGCGACGGCCGCGGCCGGGAGGCGCCCGCGCGCAGCCTGCCGGTGTTCGGCCTTCGGGTCGAGCACGTCGTCGATCCGGACTACGGCAGCCGCGCGCTGGCGCTGGTGCTGCGCGGCGAGAGGATCGTGCTGGCGCACGCGCTGTCGCCGGCCGAGCGGAGCGCGTTCTGCGACGCGCTGGTCGCCGCGCTGGCGGCCGCGGGCGGCCCCACGGCGTGCCGCGAGATCCGGCCGGCGGCGCTGCTCGCATGA
- the cobF gene encoding precorrin-6A synthase (deacetylating) produces MIDLALVGIGAGAPGHLTLDGIAALNRADVVLVPDKGAEKGELAAVRLRLCAAVLTNPATRIVTVAVPRRAADDPDYAGAVDRWHDAVAAAWGAAIAAALPDGGRVATMVWGDPALYDSTLRIAGRLKATIDLAVTVIPGITALQALTAAHRIPLAEIGAPVLVTTGRRLAERGWPADADTVAVMLDGASAFRALDPADLRIWWGAYLGMPAEILVAGPLAEVAHEILARRTAARAANGWIMDTYLLRRTAAG; encoded by the coding sequence ATGATCGACCTCGCGCTCGTCGGCATCGGCGCCGGCGCGCCCGGCCACCTCACCCTCGACGGCATCGCCGCGCTGAACCGCGCCGACGTGGTGCTGGTGCCCGACAAGGGCGCCGAGAAGGGCGAGCTCGCCGCGGTACGGCTGCGGCTCTGCGCGGCCGTGCTGACCAACCCGGCGACGAGGATCGTGACGGTCGCCGTACCGCGCCGCGCCGCCGACGATCCCGACTACGCCGGCGCCGTCGACCGCTGGCACGACGCCGTCGCCGCCGCCTGGGGCGCGGCGATCGCGGCGGCGCTGCCGGACGGCGGCCGTGTCGCGACCATGGTCTGGGGCGACCCGGCGCTCTACGACAGCACGCTGCGGATCGCCGGGCGGCTCAAGGCGACGATCGACCTCGCCGTCACGGTGATCCCCGGCATCACCGCGCTGCAGGCGCTGACGGCGGCGCACCGCATCCCGCTCGCCGAGATCGGCGCGCCGGTGCTGGTGACCACGGGCCGCCGGCTCGCCGAACGCGGCTGGCCGGCCGACGCCGACACCGTCGCGGTGATGCTCGACGGCGCCTCGGCCTTCCGCGCGCTCGATCCCGCGGATCTGCGGATCTGGTGGGGTGCCTATCTCGGCATGCCCGCCGAGATCCTGGTCGCCGGACCACTCGCCGAGGTCGCCCACGAGATCCTCGCCCGCCGCACCGCCGCCCGCGCCGCCAACGGCTGGATCATGGACACCTATCTGCTGCGCCGGACCGCGGCCGGGTGA
- a CDS encoding energy-coupling factor ABC transporter permease: MHIEPGVVTGAKLILSYATAATAGGFSLKLAADTVREAGAPAFLGRAAIASALVFCFFEVLPHHPVGVSEVHLILGSTLLLLFGAGAAAVGLAAGLAIQGLFFAPFDLPQYGMNVTTLLVPLFAVELLARRIVAPGTAYVDLAYRQVLALSTAYQGGVVAWVAFWAFYGEGVSATTAVAVATFGASYMLVVVVEPLIDLAVLAAAKALRGLTDGDLFARRLHRPA, from the coding sequence ATGCACATCGAACCGGGCGTCGTCACCGGCGCAAAACTGATTCTGAGCTACGCCACCGCGGCCACCGCCGGCGGCTTCTCCCTGAAACTCGCCGCCGACACGGTGCGCGAGGCCGGCGCGCCGGCCTTCCTCGGCCGGGCCGCCATCGCCTCGGCCCTGGTGTTCTGCTTTTTCGAGGTGCTGCCGCACCATCCCGTCGGGGTCTCCGAGGTGCACCTGATCCTCGGCTCGACACTGCTGCTGCTGTTCGGCGCCGGCGCCGCGGCGGTCGGGCTGGCGGCGGGGCTCGCGATCCAGGGCCTGTTCTTCGCGCCCTTCGACCTGCCGCAGTACGGCATGAACGTCACCACGCTGCTGGTGCCGCTGTTCGCGGTGGAACTGCTCGCCAGGCGGATCGTCGCGCCCGGCACGGCCTACGTCGACCTCGCCTACCGGCAGGTCCTGGCGCTCTCGACCGCCTACCAGGGCGGCGTCGTCGCCTGGGTGGCGTTCTGGGCCTTCTACGGCGAGGGCGTCTCGGCGACCACCGCCGTCGCGGTGGCGACCTTCGGGGCGTCCTACATGCTGGTGGTGGTCGTCGAGCCACTGATCGACCTCGCGGTGCTCGCCGCCGCCAAGGCGCTGCGCGGCCTCACCGACGGCGACCTGTTCGCCCGCCGCCTGCACCGGCCGGCCTGA